A genomic region of Silurus meridionalis isolate SWU-2019-XX chromosome 7, ASM1480568v1, whole genome shotgun sequence contains the following coding sequences:
- the lmf1 gene encoding lipase maturation factor 1 isoform X1: MRTQCDSMAECKNLECAESSLRRRHKGETLSSFKKSEDSKSETVQQKEKNDKKEEVRVRTGTYWLTRILLLRSIAFIYFVAFTVAYNQNKQLIGERGLTPSRDYLRSVKRYVGGKIGLAALSYAPTILWFMDWEDMNGNLDAIALAGLALSGFVFLLGTANMIIMSLLWILYHSIVNIGQLWYSFGWESQLLETGFLCIFLCPVWSLAKFPRHCPPSLISIWSFRWLIVRIMLGAGLIKIRGDHCWRDLTCMDYHYETQPVPNPISYFLHHSPWWFHRFETMSNHFIELVVPFFTFMGRRMCMVNGVLQILFQVVLILSGNLSFLNWVTIVPSLACFDDAALAFLFRPSHQTNQTLLKNEEAAEQTPTKGMLIRRVVNVAFGILIAYLSVPVVINLLSPRQVMNTSFDPLRIVNTYGAFGSITKERTEVVFQGTLNVTHSDEGVVWEEYEFMCKPGTIERRPCLISPYHYRLDWLMWFAAFQTYEQNEWVIQIAGRLLANDSTVLSLMAHNPFQGKDKPRWIRGEHFRYKFTKPGSASAAKGNWWVRKRIGPYFPPVNLEGLRKYFRSRNWPQPDIE, encoded by the exons ATGCGCACACAGTGCGACAGTATGGCGGAGTGTAAAAACTTGGAGTGTGCCGAAAGCAGTTTGAGAAGAAGACACAAAGGCGAAACTCTTAGTTCTTTCAAAAAGTCAGAAGACAGCAAAAGTGAAACAGTTCAACAGAAGGAGAAAAACGACAAAAAAGAGGAGGTTCGGGTGAGAACAGGGACATACTGGCTGACCAGGATCCTGCTGCTGAGGTCCATCGCCTTCATTTACT tTGTTGCCTTTACTGTGGCTTACAACCAGAACAAGCAGCTGATTGGAGAGAGAGGTCTCACACCCAGCAGAGACTACCTGCGCAGTGTTAAACGATATGTGGGTGGTAAGATCGGCTTGGCTGCTCTCTCCTATGCTCCCACCATTTTATGGTTCATGGACTGGGAAGACATGAATGGCAACCTAGATGCCATAGCCCTGGCAGGATTGGCACTTTCTGGCTTTGTCTTCTTATTAGGGACAGCCAACATGATTATCATGTCACTGCTGTGGATCCTGTATCACTCGATAGTTAATATTGGACAGCTGTG gtaTTCCTTTG GTTGGGAGAGCCAGCTACTTGAGACAGGATTCCTCTGTATTTTTCTGTGTCCTGTATGGAGTCTTGCAAAGTTTCCTCGTCACTGCCCACCTTCTCTCATATCTATCTGGTCTTTCCGCTGGCTTATCGTGCGAATCATGCTTGGAGCA GGGTTGATTAAGATCAGAGGAGATCATTGCTGGAGGGATCTGACCTGCATGGACTATCACTATGAG ACGCAGCCTGTTCCTAACCCTATCTCATACTTTTTGCATCACTCTCCATGGTGGTTCCATCGTTTTGAGACCATGAGTAATCACTTTATTGAACTTGTCGTGCCTTTCTTTACTTTCATGGGCAGACGCATGTGCATGGTAAACGGAGTCCTGCAAATCCTCTTCCAG GTAGTTCTTATCCTCAGTGGGAATCTTAGTTTCTTGAACTGGGTAACTATAGTACCAAGTTTAGCTTGTTTTGATGATGCAGCATTAGCATTTCTGTTTCGGCCCAGTCACCAAACTAATCAGACCCTACTGAAGAATGAGGAAGCAGCAGAACAAACACCCACTAAAG GTATGCTCATTAGGCGGGTGGTTAATGTGGCTTTTGGCATTTTAATTGCATATCTGAGTGTTCCTGTGGTAATCAACCTTCTAAGCCCCAGACAGGTGATGAACACCTCTTTTGACCCTCTCCGCATTGTCAACACTTACGGGGCTTTTGGAAG tATAACTAAGGAGAGAACAGAGGTGGTGTTTCAGGGCACACTCAATGTTACACACTCTGATGAGGGTGTTGTATGGGAGGAGTATGAATTCATGTGCAAACCTGGAACGATAGAGAGAAGACCTTGCCTCATTTCCCCTTATCACTACAGACTGGACTGGCTGATGTGGTTTGCTGCCTTTCAA ACATATGAGCAAAATGAATGGGTTATTCAGATAGCAGGCAGACTTCTAGCTAATGACTCCACTGTGCTTTCTCTAATGGCCCACAATCCATTTCAGGGCAAAGACAAACCTCG GTGGATACGAGGAGAACACTTCAGATATAAGTTCACCAAACCAGGCAGTGCTTCTGCAGCGAAGGGAAACTGGTGGGTCAGGAAGCGCATTGGTCCTTATTTTCCCCCAGTCAACTTGGAAGGCCTCAGAAAGTACTTTCGGTCAAGAAATTGGCCGCAACCAGATATCGAATAA
- the lmf1 gene encoding lipase maturation factor 1 isoform X3, translating into MRTQCDSMAECKNLECAESSLRRRHKGETLSSFKKSEDSKSETVQQKEKNDKKEEVRVRTGTYWLTRILLLRSIAFIYFVAFTVAYNQNKQLIGERGLTPSRDYLRSVKRYVGGWESQLLETGFLCIFLCPVWSLAKFPRHCPPSLISIWSFRWLIVRIMLGAGLIKIRGDHCWRDLTCMDYHYETQPVPNPISYFLHHSPWWFHRFETMSNHFIELVVPFFTFMGRRMCMVNGVLQILFQVVLILSGNLSFLNWVTIVPSLACFDDAALAFLFRPSHQTNQTLLKNEEAAEQTPTKGMLIRRVVNVAFGILIAYLSVPVVINLLSPRQVMNTSFDPLRIVNTYGAFGSITKERTEVVFQGTLNVTHSDEGVVWEEYEFMCKPGTIERRPCLISPYHYRLDWLMWFAAFQTYEQNEWVIQIAGRLLANDSTVLSLMAHNPFQGKDKPRWIRGEHFRYKFTKPGSASAAKGNWWVRKRIGPYFPPVNLEGLRKYFRSRNWPQPDIE; encoded by the exons ATGCGCACACAGTGCGACAGTATGGCGGAGTGTAAAAACTTGGAGTGTGCCGAAAGCAGTTTGAGAAGAAGACACAAAGGCGAAACTCTTAGTTCTTTCAAAAAGTCAGAAGACAGCAAAAGTGAAACAGTTCAACAGAAGGAGAAAAACGACAAAAAAGAGGAGGTTCGGGTGAGAACAGGGACATACTGGCTGACCAGGATCCTGCTGCTGAGGTCCATCGCCTTCATTTACT tTGTTGCCTTTACTGTGGCTTACAACCAGAACAAGCAGCTGATTGGAGAGAGAGGTCTCACACCCAGCAGAGACTACCTGCGCAGTGTTAAACGATATGTGGGTG GTTGGGAGAGCCAGCTACTTGAGACAGGATTCCTCTGTATTTTTCTGTGTCCTGTATGGAGTCTTGCAAAGTTTCCTCGTCACTGCCCACCTTCTCTCATATCTATCTGGTCTTTCCGCTGGCTTATCGTGCGAATCATGCTTGGAGCA GGGTTGATTAAGATCAGAGGAGATCATTGCTGGAGGGATCTGACCTGCATGGACTATCACTATGAG ACGCAGCCTGTTCCTAACCCTATCTCATACTTTTTGCATCACTCTCCATGGTGGTTCCATCGTTTTGAGACCATGAGTAATCACTTTATTGAACTTGTCGTGCCTTTCTTTACTTTCATGGGCAGACGCATGTGCATGGTAAACGGAGTCCTGCAAATCCTCTTCCAG GTAGTTCTTATCCTCAGTGGGAATCTTAGTTTCTTGAACTGGGTAACTATAGTACCAAGTTTAGCTTGTTTTGATGATGCAGCATTAGCATTTCTGTTTCGGCCCAGTCACCAAACTAATCAGACCCTACTGAAGAATGAGGAAGCAGCAGAACAAACACCCACTAAAG GTATGCTCATTAGGCGGGTGGTTAATGTGGCTTTTGGCATTTTAATTGCATATCTGAGTGTTCCTGTGGTAATCAACCTTCTAAGCCCCAGACAGGTGATGAACACCTCTTTTGACCCTCTCCGCATTGTCAACACTTACGGGGCTTTTGGAAG tATAACTAAGGAGAGAACAGAGGTGGTGTTTCAGGGCACACTCAATGTTACACACTCTGATGAGGGTGTTGTATGGGAGGAGTATGAATTCATGTGCAAACCTGGAACGATAGAGAGAAGACCTTGCCTCATTTCCCCTTATCACTACAGACTGGACTGGCTGATGTGGTTTGCTGCCTTTCAA ACATATGAGCAAAATGAATGGGTTATTCAGATAGCAGGCAGACTTCTAGCTAATGACTCCACTGTGCTTTCTCTAATGGCCCACAATCCATTTCAGGGCAAAGACAAACCTCG GTGGATACGAGGAGAACACTTCAGATATAAGTTCACCAAACCAGGCAGTGCTTCTGCAGCGAAGGGAAACTGGTGGGTCAGGAAGCGCATTGGTCCTTATTTTCCCCCAGTCAACTTGGAAGGCCTCAGAAAGTACTTTCGGTCAAGAAATTGGCCGCAACCAGATATCGAATAA
- the lmf1 gene encoding lipase maturation factor 1 isoform X2, protein MRTQCDSMAECKNLECAESSLRRRHKGETLSSFKKSEDSKSETVQQKEKNDKKEEVRVRTGTYWLTRILLLRSIAFIYFVAFTVAYNQNKQLIGERGLTPSRDYLRSVKRYVGGKIGLAALSYAPTILWFMDWEDMNGNLDAIALAGLALSGFVFLLGTANMIIMSLLWILYHSIVNIGQLWYSFGWESQLLETGFLCIFLCPVWSLAKFPRHCPPSLISIWSFRWLIVRIMLGATQPVPNPISYFLHHSPWWFHRFETMSNHFIELVVPFFTFMGRRMCMVNGVLQILFQVVLILSGNLSFLNWVTIVPSLACFDDAALAFLFRPSHQTNQTLLKNEEAAEQTPTKGMLIRRVVNVAFGILIAYLSVPVVINLLSPRQVMNTSFDPLRIVNTYGAFGSITKERTEVVFQGTLNVTHSDEGVVWEEYEFMCKPGTIERRPCLISPYHYRLDWLMWFAAFQTYEQNEWVIQIAGRLLANDSTVLSLMAHNPFQGKDKPRWIRGEHFRYKFTKPGSASAAKGNWWVRKRIGPYFPPVNLEGLRKYFRSRNWPQPDIE, encoded by the exons ATGCGCACACAGTGCGACAGTATGGCGGAGTGTAAAAACTTGGAGTGTGCCGAAAGCAGTTTGAGAAGAAGACACAAAGGCGAAACTCTTAGTTCTTTCAAAAAGTCAGAAGACAGCAAAAGTGAAACAGTTCAACAGAAGGAGAAAAACGACAAAAAAGAGGAGGTTCGGGTGAGAACAGGGACATACTGGCTGACCAGGATCCTGCTGCTGAGGTCCATCGCCTTCATTTACT tTGTTGCCTTTACTGTGGCTTACAACCAGAACAAGCAGCTGATTGGAGAGAGAGGTCTCACACCCAGCAGAGACTACCTGCGCAGTGTTAAACGATATGTGGGTGGTAAGATCGGCTTGGCTGCTCTCTCCTATGCTCCCACCATTTTATGGTTCATGGACTGGGAAGACATGAATGGCAACCTAGATGCCATAGCCCTGGCAGGATTGGCACTTTCTGGCTTTGTCTTCTTATTAGGGACAGCCAACATGATTATCATGTCACTGCTGTGGATCCTGTATCACTCGATAGTTAATATTGGACAGCTGTG gtaTTCCTTTG GTTGGGAGAGCCAGCTACTTGAGACAGGATTCCTCTGTATTTTTCTGTGTCCTGTATGGAGTCTTGCAAAGTTTCCTCGTCACTGCCCACCTTCTCTCATATCTATCTGGTCTTTCCGCTGGCTTATCGTGCGAATCATGCTTGGAGCA ACGCAGCCTGTTCCTAACCCTATCTCATACTTTTTGCATCACTCTCCATGGTGGTTCCATCGTTTTGAGACCATGAGTAATCACTTTATTGAACTTGTCGTGCCTTTCTTTACTTTCATGGGCAGACGCATGTGCATGGTAAACGGAGTCCTGCAAATCCTCTTCCAG GTAGTTCTTATCCTCAGTGGGAATCTTAGTTTCTTGAACTGGGTAACTATAGTACCAAGTTTAGCTTGTTTTGATGATGCAGCATTAGCATTTCTGTTTCGGCCCAGTCACCAAACTAATCAGACCCTACTGAAGAATGAGGAAGCAGCAGAACAAACACCCACTAAAG GTATGCTCATTAGGCGGGTGGTTAATGTGGCTTTTGGCATTTTAATTGCATATCTGAGTGTTCCTGTGGTAATCAACCTTCTAAGCCCCAGACAGGTGATGAACACCTCTTTTGACCCTCTCCGCATTGTCAACACTTACGGGGCTTTTGGAAG tATAACTAAGGAGAGAACAGAGGTGGTGTTTCAGGGCACACTCAATGTTACACACTCTGATGAGGGTGTTGTATGGGAGGAGTATGAATTCATGTGCAAACCTGGAACGATAGAGAGAAGACCTTGCCTCATTTCCCCTTATCACTACAGACTGGACTGGCTGATGTGGTTTGCTGCCTTTCAA ACATATGAGCAAAATGAATGGGTTATTCAGATAGCAGGCAGACTTCTAGCTAATGACTCCACTGTGCTTTCTCTAATGGCCCACAATCCATTTCAGGGCAAAGACAAACCTCG GTGGATACGAGGAGAACACTTCAGATATAAGTTCACCAAACCAGGCAGTGCTTCTGCAGCGAAGGGAAACTGGTGGGTCAGGAAGCGCATTGGTCCTTATTTTCCCCCAGTCAACTTGGAAGGCCTCAGAAAGTACTTTCGGTCAAGAAATTGGCCGCAACCAGATATCGAATAA
- the lmf1 gene encoding lipase maturation factor 1 isoform X4 has product MLGAGLIKIRGDHCWRDLTCMDYHYETQPVPNPISYFLHHSPWWFHRFETMSNHFIELVVPFFTFMGRRMCMVNGVLQILFQVVLILSGNLSFLNWVTIVPSLACFDDAALAFLFRPSHQTNQTLLKNEEAAEQTPTKGMLIRRVVNVAFGILIAYLSVPVVINLLSPRQVMNTSFDPLRIVNTYGAFGSITKERTEVVFQGTLNVTHSDEGVVWEEYEFMCKPGTIERRPCLISPYHYRLDWLMWFAAFQTYEQNEWVIQIAGRLLANDSTVLSLMAHNPFQGKDKPRWIRGEHFRYKFTKPGSASAAKGNWWVRKRIGPYFPPVNLEGLRKYFRSRNWPQPDIE; this is encoded by the exons ATGCTTGGAGCA GGGTTGATTAAGATCAGAGGAGATCATTGCTGGAGGGATCTGACCTGCATGGACTATCACTATGAG ACGCAGCCTGTTCCTAACCCTATCTCATACTTTTTGCATCACTCTCCATGGTGGTTCCATCGTTTTGAGACCATGAGTAATCACTTTATTGAACTTGTCGTGCCTTTCTTTACTTTCATGGGCAGACGCATGTGCATGGTAAACGGAGTCCTGCAAATCCTCTTCCAG GTAGTTCTTATCCTCAGTGGGAATCTTAGTTTCTTGAACTGGGTAACTATAGTACCAAGTTTAGCTTGTTTTGATGATGCAGCATTAGCATTTCTGTTTCGGCCCAGTCACCAAACTAATCAGACCCTACTGAAGAATGAGGAAGCAGCAGAACAAACACCCACTAAAG GTATGCTCATTAGGCGGGTGGTTAATGTGGCTTTTGGCATTTTAATTGCATATCTGAGTGTTCCTGTGGTAATCAACCTTCTAAGCCCCAGACAGGTGATGAACACCTCTTTTGACCCTCTCCGCATTGTCAACACTTACGGGGCTTTTGGAAG tATAACTAAGGAGAGAACAGAGGTGGTGTTTCAGGGCACACTCAATGTTACACACTCTGATGAGGGTGTTGTATGGGAGGAGTATGAATTCATGTGCAAACCTGGAACGATAGAGAGAAGACCTTGCCTCATTTCCCCTTATCACTACAGACTGGACTGGCTGATGTGGTTTGCTGCCTTTCAA ACATATGAGCAAAATGAATGGGTTATTCAGATAGCAGGCAGACTTCTAGCTAATGACTCCACTGTGCTTTCTCTAATGGCCCACAATCCATTTCAGGGCAAAGACAAACCTCG GTGGATACGAGGAGAACACTTCAGATATAAGTTCACCAAACCAGGCAGTGCTTCTGCAGCGAAGGGAAACTGGTGGGTCAGGAAGCGCATTGGTCCTTATTTTCCCCCAGTCAACTTGGAAGGCCTCAGAAAGTACTTTCGGTCAAGAAATTGGCCGCAACCAGATATCGAATAA